The nucleotide sequence GTAACTGTAGTCACCTCAGTATTCTGAAATAGTTGATGTGTTATTCACTTGTTGCAAttactatttacaacttttatttaAATGTAGGTAAATACTTACACAAAGGTCATTGACAGTGGTCGTGCTAGATGGATTTGATGAGAGTGACTGTGGTATCTAAAATATTAAAGGCCCATGTTAGTCTATAGCAGATTGTGAACCTCTCATAACACTGAAAACTACGAATACACATGGTAATATTGAATCGTGATTTGTTttccaaaatatcattcactaataTAAGCATATATACTACTTGAGCTGGAATATCCATCTACAACCTGAAATCAGAATAAGCTGTCTTACAGAAAGCAGAATTCCTACAAAGGAAGGCAACAAAATGTTCGTACTTACCATACGGCTTGGGATATTTGTCACTGTTTTCCTCGGTGTCACATAGTTCTTCAAAAACTTCAAAGCATTGAACCACCACACAGCAGGCTCATAAACTTCGTTTGCCCCTGCACCACTATGCTCACTGGCTCCAATTTTTTTTAGCTCTCCACAAAAATGCGACCGCAGAGACATGAATCGAGTTTTGCAGTCCTCATCTGTTGCGTTGGGCAAAACTGCGCGAACTTTACTGcctatcactgccagtttctctttcctggcattctgaaataaagcaagagatgcaatTAAATCAAACATGAATATTCGTAAGCTAAGGCATTGATATACGAATCGAAAATCATCGTGTAACATAatatgcatattactcagaaaTAAACGATGCCGACGTACCTTATTATGATATAGTGGGTCCTGCGGGTTGTACATACACTTTTCTTCGCCTGAATGAGGATGCTTAAAGCCTGTTTGTTCCATTCCAtttctagaatatgaagcaatAAATAGAACAACAAGCGTTCACATACAGCCAGTATAAAAGAAAGTCAACTGGcaaaaaaatactatttttaactgcatttatgaaaacatacttactgaaaaaaaaaatgtggaaaaatctcCAACATGAAAAACTGTTATTTGCCTCTACACATCCaaccataaacaaacaacaagcagaaagcactgcagtacccgcttctgcgcatgcgcaagtTTCGCAGCCTAGTACACATGCGCGGGTTGACGGGAATTTAGAAATGCTCTCTATTCCGGCGCGCGGATAATGTCTGCTAATTTTCACCCGTTCTACTGCCAGATGGCTGTCGCGACAGACCAGTACCGTTCGCGGCGGACCGTCGTGTAATACCGGCtttactttcaagtaattcacttaagctattcctgatttaactgtaagatctgtacttcccactttcgtatcaactgCCTCAAAatacatattgtagacttcgggatatgttacaggtcagtgtcacaccaagattgtggagaaagagggggggggggggggcatgtcattctccaacaagtgtttaccaataaatatgtggcggaaaattacgggtataggacggcttaacatgtggaaaatgagattttcattattcgctcactgtatttaacatttattattcctttaaaatcgcacaacaacttcaataaaacacagtttaatcactcatctgcacacttatgtcgcaataatgtcacttttaaactgcaaatcctctaagagctctcttgaatcttcacgagtctctcccaacagccttgatgtggatagatacgtacagcaaccagaactgtgtctgcaaaatcacaaggattattaaacaatttttgctgtcactaattacaagcaatataattgacagagtagattgctaatatttgctgtaatgaaagccactcaatggggtatatttcacatttgaaagaacgatctcacttaagtaattaagtccatcgaaacacttagaaactaacctctcgtctgacgaaacggtctaaagacgcagtggcaatttctctagatctgctgacaatgatattttgagttatcattttactgagtgactgaaatgtagttcgggtacttgagaacataacaatatgttagaattcattttctaaacacgaactattacggtactgtatggctacttacatattaattacactattaatattttcacagttgtttctttaatacaagattaaagccaacggaagaacaaacgtaaaacatgcttaccaatgacaggtttgttgagatgcaattttctgtgtagacagatgtagctttttcatacggtggtaagtcgcagaaatcgcaggagtcacagaaatcgcagaagtagcagaagtcacagaaatcgcagaagtcacagaaatcgcggaagtagcagaaatcgcagaaatagcagtggcggagggatacgcgacttaggtttcttaactgcgacaaatcacagttaagaataacagatactgaaaagtagcattcacagaaatcactgatatcggcaaatcgcagtttagcccaacactatacacattagtggtgggcaggaaatcgcgtatctgttagaaatcacagtgattgagaagccacagatatcacaataacaactttacaaaatctacctgcgatttcagtcacagttagcagtcgcaagtagcatttcacattcaacgccgtgagccatctgttggccgaattccgtactgctttctgcgatttcagtgacaaatcgcggctagaagtcgcaagtagcaactaaaaagcgcagttaacagtgccatctgttggccgaagttcgtactacgctcatctctgcgacacgctatcgagtctaactgcgatttccgtgacaagtcgcaactaaagagtcacaagtagcaactaaaaagcgcagtgccatctgttgagcaaagttcatactacgctattcgctaccgagtcaaactgcgatttctgtgacaaatcgcaacccaggcgtctaaagctagcgaaatgagggatgctcaactatcggacctaccgatagatggctcttccagctgattactgtcgtctgtattgcccgccatattcgaatttgccaagaagtttctctcggtctgtacagtgtataaggaattaaggattatcgaaatggtgatttcttgtttcgatttcaattgtacgaagcgatggagtaaggaaagtaacttaccatttcacaggtaataggactaccgataaaatacgataacaatacagacttagtgcgtttgctaattcgatgtttttgaacaggtttcctctaaagcacccagagctgctaaagaagtggattacttccgtgaaggggaaagattttaatcctacgtcttgcagtttactttgcggaaaccttttccgacaagatgattacgtagtgagccctggaacgtggaagaaacgtctcagACCCGAAGCAGtaccatcagtttttgactttccgacacatttgactccaccaaataaacagccacgacgacatgttgttaggattttgagtgacaacgatgcttctccatttgatgtagctaattaatttccttgctatgtgtgtgcttttgacttttgtgaatttatttcgtacggacacaaatgggctacataggtctaagcagttttgtaatacaggtccatatttttgtttttagcgttctgtcctggaatccgtgctcgatttgcccactgcagaagctactgattgcgtggagaatgttgtcaatgagaattgttctgtggaaagcatgtcccatttatccaatgcagaagctgcgaattgtgtcgaaaacgttagtataaagatgttttcacacccccagttttcttatattttttcatcaagccttgagttatttcaatcatatataacgaaattatttctttatttcagagtgcagttggttcttacgtaattgattgtggtatacagtcgaaagtagaaatggaagacaaggtgaccgaaacttgcaattttatctcagacattgtgcacgaattaaaacgtaaacagAAGTGcgtccgtgaaaaacttcgaagaagagagaagaaaatgttttccatggatgacatcacaagttcattgaaggagaaggggcatcttcctgagaagttacataacttcctcaatcaccagaaaggaacacaagtggaattggtgtgcaatttagtgaacaactctctctcgccaaagggtaatagatacacaacaaatgtgaaaatgtttgcgatgcctgtgtacttttattcaccagcaacATATGACTACCTGCAAAAATTAATTCCTCTGCCCCATAAATAATcgatttccaaatgggtggcaagtgtagactgtgaacctggcttcttaaaagatgtttttaagtacattgatttgaacccaattgtaagggaccagttcagcgattcatgtctaattgtagacagtatggcaattaggaagcaagtagtttgggaccaaggaactaagcaatactccggtttttttagactttggtggggaagtgcctcagtcaaaagaagtaatagaggcatctgaggctctggttttcatgcttgtctctattaaaggcaaatttatatgcccgattgcatatttctttatcagcagtgtacaggcaaataatcaggccacactgataaaatctgctttagagacgctgcatagttctggcattagggtttggtgtgttacatgtgatggctgcaaggtaaatataagcactttacaTTCACTtggctgtgctttaaattttttcaagggtgattttaaaagctactttcctcatcctgtggaaaaatacaatgtttattgtatcttggacatgtcaTGATTAAGTTTGTCAGAAATTCTCtgttagcgattgcacgcagttctagctCGTGGCCAGTCTGAGAGACCTCAAAACTAGATTGAACcagattttaaaatattgtaaacatagagcgaaaatatgtaTGATTACCAGTttctagttaaaatatgcaataactggtgagaaggagccaaatatgcaaatacaTACGCAACACGCAAATGCAAATAGTCTGGCCTCTAGGGATAAGACATTCACTTTACACTGGCATGGTAGGCTGCACAAATGAcctttaaccctagcattaccaacgggggggcctcgtaggcccactgactcagtttttctatgttgtatccacaccctttgatatatgaacttgaaagcaaaggttcgttattgaatgtactattgagtcattacagaatttcggaataaaaatgtaattaaaattcgtttacttgatttaattctctgtgggccttagaagcccacccgttggtaatagcaaggaaagatttacgaggttgagtctctcgtttcaaattcttaccatgaaacgaattttggcattgttgccttcagacatattattatgaagcggaccattgttattttcagtgtttctgctgctgttgaaccagcaacatgagtagacatcgtttacgtgatagttccattggaagagtgctagaagaagttttgaacgaatcagatttagaggaaagtgaagtggatgatgatgtggaagaaattagaactgattcatcgtctgagaatgaagatgaggttgaagccaatccaccagatgataatgatacggaatgtgataaattcattgcaaaaagtggacgagagtatattacgaagccatctcgacaatatcggcgttctgtacaaaatatagtgcgagaaagaatggggctaggacaacaaggaagaattgcgtctccgaaagaggctatagagctcttttttacacctaaaattatgaatctaataaaactacactcaaatgaagaggcttctcgactaggtattcagcacacagatgaagatgagttattttgttatataggactcttgctaatcatgggttcaaatcatgacaataagatacctgtccaagatttatggtctttgcttcagggccgacaagtgtactatggatcaatgagtcggacccgatttttcgaattgactaaaatattgaggtttgatgataagaacacaagagaaattcgtcgccagactgacaagtttgctccaatgagggaaatttttgaaagcttcaattcttcacttccattgtatttcattcctggtctacatacaacagtggatgagatgttgtctttgttccatggtcgctgtccattcaaggtgtttctaaaagaaaaacctggaaaatacggcattctaattcgaatgctgtctgattctgagactagatatgtgatcagcatggacatctatacaggcaagtcaggaaatacacagcattcaaatggaccgatggaaattgtaaagagactaataaaacctattgaaaaatcaggccgtaatgttaccacagatcggtactatacttcagtggagcttgctgagactctatggaatgattttcacctcacacttgttggcaccctacagtctaacagacgacacatacctgaagagctgaag is from Schistocerca cancellata isolate TAMUIC-IGC-003103 chromosome 6, iqSchCanc2.1, whole genome shotgun sequence and encodes:
- the LOC126088323 gene encoding uncharacterized protein LOC126088323, translated to MEQTGFKHPHSGEEKCMYNPQDPLYHNKNARKEKLAVIGSKVRAVLPNATDEDCKTRFMSLRSHFCGELKKIGASEHSGAGANEVYEPAVWWFNALKFLKNYVTPRKTVTNIPSRMIPQSLSSNPSSTTTVNDLCNTEVTTVTEETIVNDGYIEDDNSNYSQDIFTVELSDGSTPVSTPSPLSEQPYASARKRRRKDTEDELATSTLSVF